GATATTTTGTCCAATGATGAAAAATGGGAGGGTGCGTATAGGGAGGAGAGGAGTTTTAGGGACTTTAGAGATTTCATAGATTGTAATAGATTAGTGGATATAGGTTTTGAAGGTCACCCTTGGACGTGGAGTAATCACTAGGATAACGAAGGTGAAGTCCGACAAAGGCTTGACAGATGTCTTGGAAGTGTGGAGTGGTTTCAAGAATTTGAGAGGGCAAGGTGTCAACACATTGATACCCTTGCTTCTGATCACTCTATACTTTTACTAGATACTAATCCAGGGAttggaaggaagaagaagaggttTTATTTTGATAAGAGATGGCTCCACAAAGAGGGGATTCAGGAAGTGGTGGAGCAGGCTTGGAACAAGGAGGAACATGGTTCtaaaatgttcaaagtaactagGAAGATTAGAAATTGCAGAATCGAACTTTTGAAGTGGAGAAATAAAGTCCAATCTAACTCTAGGAGCAAAATTAATGATCTTAAGCAAGAGCTGGATAGAGTTAGGAACTCAGATTCAGATAAGAGAAACGGGGAGGTAAGGGAACTTAAGAAGCAGCTGGCCGAAGCTTATAAggaggaagaaatcttttggAGTCAAAAGGCTAGAATTAGTTGGCTGCGGGAAGGGGATAAAAATACTAAGTATTTTCACTCTTACGTCAAGGGGAGGAGAGTGAGTAATAATTTGAGCAAAATACAAAGAGAGGATGGGTCTTGGACTAACAATGAGGATGAGGTTGTGACTGAAATTGCTGTCTATTTTAAGGAGCTGTTCACGAGTGGAGGGAGAGGTGAAATGACAGAAATTTTATCTGGTATTCCACACTCAATCACTCAGGAGATGAATGATAATCTGATCAAGGAAGTTAGcgagaaagaaattcatgaggcTTTGTTCTCTATGAATCCAGAAAAAGCACCAGGTCATGATGGAATGACTCCATTGTTTTTTCAGAATTTCTGGAGCTCCATTAAGAATGATATCATACCAGCAATCAAAGCTTTTTTTCACTCAAGTCTCATGCTTAAGTCTGTGAACCATACTGTCATATCTCTCATTCCCAAAACTCTGCATCCaatcaatttgaaaaattacaggCCTATCAGTCTATGCAGTGTGATCTACAAAATCATATCCAAAATCTTGGCCAATAGACTGAAGAATGTTCTAGATTCTTGCATAAGCAAAACTCAATCTGCTTTTATTCCTGATAGACAAATTTTGGATAATGTGATTATTTCTCATGAGTATATGCATTATctaaaaaacaaaagacaggGGAAAGAAGGCTACATGGCAATCAAATTGGACATGGCAAAGGCCTAcgatagggtggagtggcaCTTTCTGCTTGCTATGATGGAACAAATGGGATTCTGTGCTACATGGATCAACTGGATCCATAGCTGCCTGAAGACAGTGAGTTACTCTTTCAACTATAACGGGGAAGTCAAAGGTTATGTGTCCCCAGAGAGGGGAATCAGGCAGGGGGACCCTTTGTCCCCATACCTTTTTTTAATCTGCTCAGAAGGCTTCTCGAACTTGTTGAGAAGAGCTGAGGAAAGCAAACGAATTGAAGGTCTAAAGATCAGCAGGCAGGGTCCAGTTCTTACTCACCTTTTTTTTGCTGATGATTCTATCATCTTTTGTAAAGCAAATAAGGAAGTGGCAGGGGAGATTATGAAAGTCTTGAAAGTATATGAAAACTCCTCAGGGCAGTTGGTCAATTTGGACAAATCTGCAGTGTTCTTTAGCAAAAACGTGGTCAGCGAGAAGAAGGGGGAAATCTGTCAAGCTCTGGGAGGAATGAGAGAGGCAACACAAGGCAAATACTTGGGGCTCCCAATGGTTGTCTCAAGAACTAAAGAACAGATTTTTGGCTTTGTGAGGGACAATATAAGGAAAAGATTCCAGAACTGGAAAAACAGATTTCTGAGCCCTGCAGGTAAAGAAGTATTGCTGAAGGCAGTCGCAATGGCTATGCCTACGTACGTTATGTCGTGCTTTAAGCTGCCAAGGAAATTGTGTAAAGATGTCTGTGCACTGatggccaatttttggtggggAGAATCTAATGGAAAGAACAAAATACACTGGATTTCTTGGGAAAGAATGGCTTGGGAAAAAAAGGCAGGAGGTCTAGGATTCAAGGACCTTGAAGCTTTTAATCAAGCTCTGCTAGGAAAGCAAATGTGGAGGTTAATTACTAGACCAAATCTGTTGGTGACCAAAGTGTTAAAAGCTAAATATTTTCCAAAGGAGTTCATCTTACATTGCAGTCCCACCAAAAATGCATCATGGTTTTGGCAAGGCTTAATGGGAGCAAGAAGCCTACTCAATGAAGGACTGATTAGGAGGATAGGGAATGGGCGTAGTACAAGCATCTGGGAACATAAGTGGATTCCAGATACAACTACAGGTAGGCCGACTACAAGTCGAAGGAACAATTGTGGGCTGGAAAAGGTGGAAGAGCTCATATGTCATCAAAGATGGAATAGGAATATCATCTTCAGAAATTTTAACAGAGATGATGCGCACAAAATTCTAGCTATTCCCTTGGGTCTTTCAGAGAGGGAGGATAGCTTTTATTGGCAACCAAAGGCGGGAGGGCAATACACTGTCAACTCGGGCTACAATCTCCTAATGAagcaaaacagaaaaagaaaaaagggcaaCCCTGATGGAGCAAGTTCCAGTTATGCAGATGGTAGCCCCCAAGTTGTTCAAATGTGGAACACTCTGTGGAGTTTAAATATTAAGCACAAGATCAAGTTCTTCATTTGGAAATGCATTCAAGGAGCCCTGCCAGTGAAGGAAGCAGTGAGGAGGAGAACGGGACAGGGTGATCCTACTTGTACAACTTGTGGAACTGCACAGGAAACAGTAGAACACCTCCTGTTGACCTGTCCTCATTCGATGAACATTTGGAAGGCAGCTCCTATCCAGTGGGATGGGGCAAAGGACCACCAAGGGAACTTCAAGCGATGGTGGCTAAGGATTTCAGAAGCACGGCTTAGACCAGAGGGGTTGGAACACATTGGTTTAACGGCTAATATCCTATGGCAGGtgtggaaagaaagaaataagagGGAATTCGAGAAATCTGACATAGTTACACCTTTCAAAACAATAACAAGAGCACACAAGGATTGGATGGAACAGCTGCAGGAAGAGGGCACGACAGTTGGAAAGAGCACAGAAGAAACAGCCCCTAGACAAGATATGCAAGATCAGAACTTTACGAATGAGGGAGTTGTGATAATGGAGAtagaaacaacaaagaaaaaaggaCAGCATACTGTTGGGATAGGAGTCACAGTTAAGGAATATGCAAGGAATAGAATGACAAGGTGGTTAATGAATGAGATTAGTTTGGGAAGCAAAGTCCTAGATGATGCACTAGCTCTGAAGCTGGCCTTGTGCAAAGCTGTGCATCGAAACTGGAGTAAGGTGAAGCTGAAGTTTTGTAACAAGGAGCTATGGAGACAAATCAAACAGCAGAGCCCTGCGGACATCAAGATGGCAACAGTACTGGAAGACATCTCTAAGTTACAGAGGTTGTTTTGCATGTGCTCTTTTGACTTATGTAGACAAGAACATATGTTAGTTAGCAAAAAATTAAGTGAAGATGCTTTAGGCGTTATTGTTGATGAGGAAAGACTGTTTCCTCAGTGTTCTTAGAACACTTTTTGTATAGCTTCTCTCGAGCCGTTGCTCGTATATGTACTCTTTCTCATTAAAGCAATGAAAAATCCTATCGtttcgggaaaaaaaaaaaaaaaaaaaaagataagagaGAATGATAGATCCATGCTGTTGCATGCACTTAGATTGCTATAGCAATTTTCGGTTGATTCCTATGTAAAAATTGAAACATCTAGACTGGATTTTCAGTGGAAGAGACAGAATGAAATTCAGACAGAAATTCTCGAAGGTGTTCTAGATAATATTTCAATTGGCCAAACTGAAGGTTCAAGAGTTGGTCGAAAG
This Coffea arabica cultivar ET-39 chromosome 3e, Coffea Arabica ET-39 HiFi, whole genome shotgun sequence DNA region includes the following protein-coding sequences:
- the LOC113719906 gene encoding uncharacterized protein; translation: MRVVVWNCQGVGSPLTVPSLREVNNLSSPSMFFLSETKNRKNVIDRIARHLRLDHNVTVEAMNRAGGMALLWTKETQIVEVNTTAFTIEAKVEDNESRATWWFIGVYASCDQRFRKEQWRVLTDRSRLWGSRFLITGDFNDILSNDEKWEGAYREERSFRDFRDFIDCNRLVDIGFEDTNPGIGRKKKRFYFDKRWLHKEGIQEVVEQAWNKEEHGSKMFKVTRKIRNCRIELLKWRNKVQSNSRSKINDLKQELDRVRNSDSDKRNGEVRELKKQLAEAYKEEEIFWSQKARISWLREGDKNTKYFHSYVKGRRVSNNLSKIQREDGSWTNNEDEVVTEIAVYFKELFTSGGRGEMTEILSGIPHSITQEMNDNLIKEVSEKEIHEALFSMNPEKAPGHDGMTPLFFQNFWSSIKNDIIPAIKAFFHSSLMLKSVNHTVISLIPKTLHPINLKNYRPISLCSVIYKIISKILANRLKNVLDSCISKTQSAFIPDRQILDNVIISHEYMHYLKNKRQGKEGYMAIKLDMAKAYDRVEWHFLLAMMEQMGFCATWINWIHSCLKTVSYSFNYNGEVKGYVSPERGIRQGDPLSPYLFLICSEGFSNLLRRAEESKRIEGLKISRQGPVLTHLFFADDSIIFCKANKEVAGEIMKVLKVYENSSGQLVNLDKSAVFFSKNVVSEKKGEICQALGGMREATQGKYLGLPMVVSRTKEQIFGFVRDNIRKRFQNWKNRFLSPAGKEVLLKAVAMAMPTYVMSCFKLPRKLCKDVCALMANFWWGESNGKNKIHWISWERMAWEKKAGGLGFKDLEAFNQALLGKQMWRLITRPNLLVTKVLKAKYFPKEFILHCSPTKNASWFWQGLMGARSLLNEGLIRRIGNGRSTSIWEHKWIPDTTTGRPTTSRRNNCGLEKVEELICHQRWNRNIIFRNFNRDDAHKILAIPLGLSEREDSFYWQPKAGGQYTVNSGYNLLMKQNRKRKKGNPDGASSSYADGSPQVVQMWNTLWSLNIKHKIKFFIWKCIQGALPVKEAVRRRTGQGDPTCTTCGTAQETVEHLLLTCPHSMNIWKAAPIQWDGAKDHQGNFKRWWLRISEARLRPEGLEHIGLTANILWQVWKERNKREFEKSDIVTPFKTITRAHKDWMEQLQEEGTTVGKSTEETAPRQDMQDQNFTNEGVVIMEIETTKKKGQHTVGIGVTVKEYARNRMTRWLMNEISLGSKVLDDALALKLALCKAVHRNWSKVKLKFCNKELWRQIKQQSPADIKMATVLEDISKLQRLFCMCSFDLCRQEHMLVSKKLSEDALGVIVDEERLFPQCS